From Streptomyces durmitorensis, a single genomic window includes:
- a CDS encoding 3-oxoacyl-ACP reductase: MADRYLNFTGTAPGRFLTRRLGLPQPSPLRRWTPESPSLEGELLHLTAGESPHEADLRQILTRTNLTLATESSHPAAVVLDATGISDTPGLAQVHAALHPVVRSVAENGRVVVLGAPVSPSDHHQAAAQQALEGFVRSLGKELGRGRTATLVRMRSAEAAESTLRFLLSPRSAYVSGQVIEVGDAQAAPCDWDRPLSGRTALVTGAARGIGEAVAEVLARDGAHVVVLDVPSAQGDLVRVADRLGGTALPLDITADDAGERMASALAPDGLDILVHNAGITRDRKLANMPADRWNPVLDVNLTSVLRTTDALLKSGTLNRGGSVVATASIAGIAGNVGQTNYAASKAGIIGLVRALAPGAHAEHGVTVNAVAPGFIETKMTAAVPLFIREAGRRMNSLAQGGLPVDVAETTAWLAASASGGVNGQVIRVCGQSLLGS; encoded by the coding sequence ATGGCCGACCGCTATCTGAACTTCACGGGCACGGCGCCCGGCCGCTTCCTCACTCGAAGGCTCGGCCTGCCGCAGCCGTCGCCGCTGCGCCGCTGGACACCGGAAAGCCCCTCCCTGGAGGGCGAGTTGCTGCACCTGACGGCAGGGGAATCCCCTCACGAGGCGGACCTCCGCCAGATCCTGACCCGGACGAACCTCACACTCGCCACAGAGTCCTCACACCCGGCGGCGGTGGTGCTCGACGCGACGGGCATCAGCGACACTCCTGGCCTCGCCCAGGTGCACGCGGCGCTGCACCCCGTGGTGCGCTCGGTGGCGGAGAACGGCCGCGTGGTGGTGCTCGGCGCCCCGGTCTCGCCGTCGGACCACCACCAGGCGGCGGCGCAACAGGCGTTGGAGGGCTTCGTACGCTCCCTGGGCAAGGAACTGGGCAGGGGCCGCACGGCGACGCTGGTCCGCATGCGCTCGGCGGAGGCGGCGGAGTCGACGCTGCGTTTCCTTCTCTCACCGAGGTCGGCGTATGTCAGCGGCCAGGTGATCGAGGTCGGCGACGCCCAGGCGGCCCCCTGCGACTGGGACCGCCCGCTGTCCGGCCGTACGGCACTGGTCACGGGGGCGGCGCGGGGGATCGGCGAGGCGGTGGCGGAGGTCCTCGCGCGGGACGGTGCGCACGTGGTCGTACTCGATGTGCCGTCGGCGCAGGGGGATTTGGTACGGGTCGCGGACCGGCTCGGCGGTACGGCGCTGCCGCTGGACATCACGGCGGACGACGCCGGGGAGCGGATGGCTTCGGCGCTGGCGCCCGACGGCCTGGACATCCTCGTCCACAACGCGGGGATCACGAGGGACCGCAAGCTGGCCAACATGCCGGCGGACCGCTGGAACCCGGTCCTGGACGTGAACCTGACGAGCGTGCTGCGCACGACGGACGCGCTGCTCAAGTCCGGGACGCTGAACCGGGGCGGGAGCGTGGTGGCCACGGCGTCGATCGCCGGGATCGCGGGGAACGTCGGCCAGACGAATTACGCGGCGAGCAAGGCGGGGATCATCGGCCTGGTACGGGCTCTGGCGCCGGGGGCTCACGCGGAACACGGGGTGACGGTGAACGCGGTGGCCCCCGGCTTCATCGAGACGAAGATGACGGCGGCGGTCCCGCTCTTCATCCGCGAGGCGGGCCGCAGGATGAACTCCCTTGCGCAGGGGGGCCTTCCGGTGGACGTGGCGGAGACCACGGCGTGGCTCGCCGCGTCGGCCTCCGGCGGGGTGAACGGTCAGGTGATCCGGGTCTGCGGCCAGAGCCTGCTCGGGTCGTAG
- a CDS encoding MaoC family dehydratase produces MLAPLLLRGAILSPLKRPRPDAPLPSAHPTLTGVRPSPAHLAAYSRLCGYRTPTHTLPLTYPHVLSFPLAMRLMTTRAFPLPLLGLVHTSIEITQHRAPTTADSLELSVHAAHLTPHRRGTEATLVTEARVDGTTVWTSSSTYLARHRTTAETPRPPRGSDPLPAHAEWPLPSDLGRRYGAVSGDRNPIHLYPLTARLLGFPRAIAHGMWTAARCLAEYDTPESAHVQIDFKAPVLLPSTVTYAADGPAFELRSSDSNTTHLSGTIR; encoded by the coding sequence ATGCTCGCCCCCCTCCTCCTCCGCGGCGCGATCCTCTCCCCCCTGAAGCGGCCCCGCCCCGACGCCCCGCTCCCCAGCGCCCACCCCACCCTCACCGGCGTCCGCCCCAGCCCCGCCCACCTCGCCGCCTACTCCCGCCTCTGCGGCTACCGCACCCCCACCCACACCCTCCCCCTCACCTACCCCCACGTCCTCAGCTTCCCCCTGGCCATGCGCCTCATGACCACCCGCGCCTTTCCGCTCCCCCTCCTCGGCCTCGTCCACACGTCCATCGAGATCACCCAGCACCGCGCGCCAACCACCGCCGACAGCCTCGAACTCTCCGTGCACGCCGCCCACTTGACCCCCCACCGCCGCGGCACCGAAGCCACCCTCGTCACCGAAGCCCGCGTCGACGGCACCACCGTATGGACCTCCAGCAGCACCTACCTCGCCCGCCACCGCACCACCGCCGAGACACCCCGCCCACCGCGCGGCAGCGATCCCCTCCCCGCCCACGCCGAGTGGCCGCTCCCCTCAGACCTCGGCCGCCGCTACGGCGCCGTCTCAGGTGACCGCAACCCCATCCACCTGTACCCCCTCACCGCACGCCTCCTCGGCTTCCCCCGCGCCATCGCCCACGGCATGTGGACCGCCGCCCGCTGCCTCGCCGAGTACGACACGCCGGAATCCGCCCACGTACAGATCGACTTCAAGGCCCCCGTACTGCTCCCCAGCACCGTCACCTACGCCGCCGACGGGCCGGCCTTCGAACTCCGGAGCAGCGACAGCAACACCACCCACCTCAGCGGAACCATCCGCTAA
- a CDS encoding TetR/AcrR family transcriptional regulator — MPRAVREQQMLDAAVRIFGQRGYRAASMDEIADVAGVSKPLVYLYLNSKEELFTACIRREAAALVAAVRAGVSGGEGGGGVRGGLPADRQLWAGLQAFFTHTAERPDAWVVLHNQARTQGEPFAAEVAVMREEIVAFVTSLIAEAAREAHRKPELAEREVAGLAQALVGAAESLAGWANGDASVSAKEAAATLMNFAWAGLGELMEGRRWVP, encoded by the coding sequence ATGCCGCGGGCTGTGCGGGAGCAGCAGATGCTGGACGCCGCCGTGCGGATCTTCGGGCAGCGGGGATACCGGGCGGCTTCGATGGATGAGATCGCGGACGTCGCGGGGGTCTCGAAGCCGCTGGTGTACCTGTACTTGAACTCCAAGGAAGAGCTGTTCACCGCGTGCATCCGGCGGGAGGCGGCGGCGTTGGTGGCGGCGGTGCGGGCCGGGGTCAGCGGGGGCGAGGGCGGGGGCGGCGTGCGCGGGGGCCTGCCCGCCGACCGGCAGCTGTGGGCCGGGCTCCAGGCCTTCTTCACGCATACCGCGGAGCGGCCCGACGCGTGGGTGGTGCTGCACAACCAGGCGCGGACGCAGGGGGAGCCGTTCGCCGCCGAGGTCGCCGTGATGCGCGAGGAGATCGTGGCGTTCGTGACGTCGCTGATCGCGGAGGCGGCACGCGAGGCGCACCGGAAGCCGGAGCTCGCGGAGCGCGAAGTGGCGGGCCTCGCACAGGCGTTGGTGGGGGCGGCGGAGTCTCTGGCGGGCTGGGCGAACGGCGATGCGTCGGTGTCCGCGAAGGAGGCCGCGGCGACGCTGATGAACTTCGCGTGGGCGGGGCTCGGGGAGTTGATGGAGGGGCGGCGGTGGGTTCCTTAG
- a CDS encoding arsenate reductase ArsC, whose product MPSVPSVLFVCVHNAGRSQMAAAWLAHLAGGRIEVRSAGSAPAETINPAVAGAMREVGVDISAEVPKVLTAEAVRASDVVITMGCGDACPVFPGKRYLDWKLDDPAGQGIAAVRPIRDEIRVRVEALIAELLLLR is encoded by the coding sequence GTGCCTTCTGTTCCTTCTGTGCTGTTCGTCTGCGTGCACAACGCCGGACGCTCGCAGATGGCCGCGGCCTGGCTCGCCCACCTTGCCGGTGGCCGCATCGAGGTCCGCTCGGCGGGGTCCGCTCCCGCCGAGACCATCAACCCCGCCGTCGCCGGGGCGATGCGCGAAGTCGGTGTCGACATCTCGGCCGAGGTGCCCAAGGTCCTCACGGCCGAGGCTGTCCGGGCGTCCGACGTGGTGATCACCATGGGCTGCGGTGACGCCTGCCCGGTCTTCCCCGGCAAGAGATATCTGGACTGGAAGCTGGACGACCCGGCCGGGCAGGGCATCGCTGCCGTACGCCCCATCCGGGACGAGATCAGGGTGAGGGTCGAAGCGTTGATCGCGGAGCTGCTGCTGCTGCGCTGA
- the arsB gene encoding ACR3 family arsenite efflux transporter, with protein MSEVRAAGAAADAGPVAARLSFLDRFLAVWILIAMAAGLGLGRLVPGLGDALAEVTVTGVSLPIALGLLVMMYPVLAKVRYDRLDSVTRDRRLLVPSLVLNWVLGPALMFALAWIFLPDLPEYRTGLIIVGLARCIAMVIIWNDLACGDREAAAVLVALNSVFQVIAFSLLGWFYLSVLPGWLGLETTGLNVSVWEIARSVLIFLGIPLAAGFLTRKLGERVKGRAWYEAELIPRIGPFALYGLLFTIVVLFALQGDAITSRPVDVARIALPLLVYFAVMWAGSMALGKAVGLDYPRATTLAFTAAGNNFELAIAVAIATFGATSGQALAGVVGPLIEVPVLIGLVHVALAARRRFPQAVAVQEGSARV; from the coding sequence GTGAGCGAGGTGAGGGCTGCCGGCGCCGCAGCCGATGCGGGGCCGGTCGCGGCGCGGCTGTCGTTCCTCGACCGGTTCCTCGCGGTGTGGATCCTGATCGCGATGGCCGCGGGCCTCGGCCTCGGTCGTCTCGTGCCCGGACTCGGGGACGCGCTGGCCGAGGTCACCGTCACCGGGGTCTCCCTGCCGATCGCGCTGGGCCTGCTGGTGATGATGTATCCGGTCCTTGCCAAGGTCCGTTACGACCGGCTCGACTCCGTCACGCGGGATCGCCGCCTGCTCGTCCCCTCCCTGGTCCTGAACTGGGTCCTGGGCCCGGCGCTGATGTTCGCGCTCGCCTGGATCTTCCTGCCCGACCTGCCGGAGTACCGCACCGGGTTGATCATCGTCGGGCTCGCCCGGTGCATCGCGATGGTCATCATCTGGAACGACCTCGCCTGCGGCGACCGCGAGGCCGCGGCCGTGCTTGTCGCCCTCAACTCGGTGTTCCAGGTCATCGCGTTCAGCCTGCTCGGCTGGTTCTATCTCTCCGTGCTGCCCGGCTGGCTGGGCCTGGAGACCACCGGCCTGAACGTCTCGGTGTGGGAGATCGCCCGCAGCGTGCTGATCTTTCTCGGCATCCCGCTGGCGGCCGGTTTCCTGACCCGCAAGCTGGGCGAGCGGGTGAAGGGGCGCGCCTGGTACGAGGCTGAACTGATCCCGAGGATCGGTCCGTTCGCGCTCTATGGCCTGCTGTTCACGATCGTCGTGCTCTTCGCGCTACAGGGGGATGCGATCACTTCCCGGCCGGTGGACGTGGCGCGGATCGCGCTGCCGCTGCTGGTGTACTTCGCCGTGATGTGGGCCGGGTCCATGGCTCTGGGCAAGGCTGTCGGTCTCGACTATCCGCGGGCCACGACGCTGGCGTTCACCGCGGCGGGCAACAACTTCGAACTCGCCATCGCCGTGGCCATCGCCACGTTCGGTGCGACGTCGGGGCAGGCCCTGGCCGGGGTCGTCGGTCCGCTCATCGAGGTGCCGGTGCTGATCGGTCTGGTGCATGTCGCTCTGGCGGCCCGGCGCCGCTTCCCTCAAGCCGTTGCTGTGCAGGAAGGTTCCGCCCGTGTCTGA
- a CDS encoding ArsR/SmtB family transcription factor produces MSKQELVVLGQDGGADGCCPTLLAAPMAEDQAVELAKVFKALGDPVRLRLLSMIASREGGEICVCDLTPAFDLSQPTISHHLKLLKQAGLIASERRGTWVYYRLLPEATDRLAAVLTRPGTGVGVGAGVVGVGS; encoded by the coding sequence ATGTCGAAACAAGAGCTAGTGGTGCTCGGTCAGGACGGCGGCGCCGATGGGTGCTGCCCGACCCTGCTGGCCGCCCCCATGGCCGAGGACCAGGCCGTTGAGCTGGCGAAGGTGTTCAAGGCCCTCGGGGACCCGGTGCGGCTGCGACTGCTGTCGATGATCGCCTCGCGGGAGGGTGGGGAGATCTGCGTGTGCGATCTGACCCCTGCCTTCGATCTCTCCCAGCCGACGATCTCCCACCACCTCAAGCTCCTGAAGCAGGCCGGTCTCATCGCCTCCGAGCGGCGGGGCACGTGGGTGTACTACCGGCTGCTGCCCGAGGCGACGGACCGGCTCGCGGCGGTTCTCACTCGCCCGGGGACGGGTGTGGGTGTGGGTGCGGGGGTAGTGGGTGTGGGCTCGTGA
- the arsM gene encoding arsenite methyltransferase — protein MTKESTSTESASTESTSTDLRETVRERYAAAAVQVTEGGTACCGPAAIEVDENFGGTLYAADERDQLPAEAVAASLGCGNPTAVADLHEGERVLDLGSGGGIDVLLSARRVGPTGKAYGLDMTEEMLALARANQKKAGATNVEFLKGTIEAVPLPAHTIDVVISNCVINLSTDKPAVFAEMFRVLAPGGRIGISDVVADDTLTPDQRAERGDHVGCIAGALSFTEYRDGLSAAGFTDIELTPTHTVADAMHSAIVRATKPVTTGDH, from the coding sequence ATGACCAAGGAATCCACATCCACGGAATCCGCATCCACAGAATCCACATCCACCGACCTGCGCGAAACCGTCCGCGAGCGCTACGCGGCCGCCGCCGTCCAGGTCACCGAAGGCGGCACCGCCTGCTGCGGACCGGCCGCGATCGAGGTCGACGAGAACTTCGGCGGGACCCTCTACGCCGCCGACGAGCGCGACCAACTGCCCGCCGAGGCCGTCGCCGCCTCGCTGGGCTGCGGCAACCCCACCGCCGTCGCCGACCTCCACGAGGGCGAGCGCGTCCTGGACCTCGGCTCCGGCGGAGGCATCGACGTCCTGCTCTCGGCCCGCCGCGTCGGCCCCACCGGCAAGGCCTACGGCCTGGACATGACCGAGGAGATGCTCGCCCTGGCACGCGCCAACCAGAAGAAGGCGGGCGCCACCAACGTCGAGTTCCTCAAGGGCACGATCGAGGCCGTCCCGCTGCCCGCGCACACCATCGACGTGGTCATCTCCAACTGCGTGATCAACCTGTCCACCGACAAGCCCGCGGTGTTCGCCGAGATGTTCCGCGTCCTGGCGCCCGGCGGCCGGATCGGCATCTCCGACGTCGTCGCCGACGACACCCTCACCCCCGACCAGCGCGCCGAACGCGGCGACCACGTCGGCTGCATCGCGGGCGCGCTCTCCTTCACCGAGTACCGCGACGGCCTGTCGGCGGCCGGCTTCACGGACATCGAACTCACCCCGACCCACACCGTCGCCGACGCCATGCACTCCGCCATCGTCCGCGCGACGAAGCCCGTGACCACCGGCGACCACTGA
- a CDS encoding dicarboxylate/amino acid:cation symporter — MSAKSPVSPAPQADEPTSGSRIPKFLKPPFWAQILGGLVLGVLLGWLARSQDISWLVTTLDKVGTTFIGLLKLAVAPLVFFAILVSITNLRKVNNAARLATQTLIWFMITSLIAVVIGLAIGLLTNPGSGTGLTPKDGAKPDHAGSWIDFLTGIIPTDVVTPFTELNVLQIVFMAAVAGIAVLKIGEKAQPILELSESVLALLQKALWWVIKLSPIGTVGLIGFAIADYGWDLIGKYATFTVDIYVGCAIVMFGVYPLLLSTVAKVNPLQFFKGAWPAIQLAFVSRSSVGTMPVTQKVTERLGVPKEYTSFAVPFGSTTKMDGCAAIYPAIAAIFVAQIFDVQLGVKEYLLIAFVSVVGSAATAGLTGATVMLTLTLSTLGLPMEGVGLLLAIDPVLDMMRTATNVAGQAAVPVIVAAREKILDREAYENASASPLDGFDGVADEPQVAPAAA, encoded by the coding sequence GTGTCCGCGAAGTCCCCCGTGTCCCCGGCCCCGCAGGCCGACGAGCCGACGTCCGGCTCCCGGATACCCAAGTTCCTCAAGCCGCCCTTCTGGGCGCAGATTCTCGGCGGTCTGGTCCTCGGCGTCCTGCTCGGCTGGCTCGCCCGCAGCCAGGACATCTCCTGGCTCGTCACCACCTTGGACAAGGTGGGCACCACCTTCATCGGGCTCCTGAAGCTCGCGGTCGCCCCGCTCGTCTTCTTCGCGATCCTGGTGTCGATCACCAACCTGCGCAAGGTCAACAACGCGGCGCGCCTCGCCACCCAGACGCTGATCTGGTTCATGATCACCTCGCTGATCGCGGTCGTCATCGGCCTCGCCATCGGGCTCCTCACGAACCCGGGCTCCGGCACCGGCCTCACCCCGAAGGACGGCGCCAAGCCGGACCACGCGGGCTCCTGGATCGACTTCCTGACCGGGATCATCCCGACGGACGTCGTCACGCCGTTCACCGAGCTGAACGTCCTGCAGATCGTCTTCATGGCAGCCGTCGCCGGTATCGCCGTACTGAAGATCGGCGAGAAGGCGCAGCCGATCCTGGAGCTGAGCGAGTCCGTGCTCGCCCTGCTCCAGAAGGCCCTGTGGTGGGTCATCAAGCTCTCCCCGATCGGCACCGTCGGCCTCATCGGCTTCGCCATCGCCGACTACGGCTGGGACCTGATCGGCAAGTACGCGACGTTCACCGTCGACATCTACGTCGGCTGCGCCATCGTGATGTTCGGTGTCTACCCGCTGCTGCTCTCCACGGTCGCCAAGGTCAACCCGCTGCAGTTCTTCAAGGGCGCCTGGCCCGCGATCCAGCTGGCCTTCGTCTCGCGCTCCTCGGTCGGCACGATGCCGGTCACCCAGAAGGTCACCGAGCGCCTCGGCGTGCCGAAGGAGTACACCTCCTTCGCGGTGCCGTTCGGCTCGACCACGAAGATGGACGGCTGCGCCGCGATCTACCCGGCGATCGCCGCGATCTTCGTCGCGCAGATCTTCGACGTGCAGCTCGGCGTCAAGGAGTACCTCCTGATCGCCTTCGTCTCGGTGGTGGGCTCGGCCGCGACGGCCGGTCTGACCGGCGCGACGGTCATGCTGACGCTGACCCTGTCGACGCTGGGCCTGCCGATGGAGGGCGTGGGTCTGCTGCTCGCGATCGACCCGGTCCTGGACATGATGCGCACGGCCACGAACGTGGCAGGACAGGCGGCCGTGCCGGTGATCGTCGCCGCCCGCGAGAAGATTCTCGACCGTGAGGCCTACGAGAACGCGTCGGCTTCGCCGCTCGACGGGTTCGACGGGGTTGCCGACGAGCCGCAGGTCGCGCCCGCCGCCGCCTGA
- a CDS encoding DUF4229 domain-containing protein: protein MLRYTLMRLGLFVGCFFAVWGLVYAGILPKGLGDSNLLWVLLLALVISAPLSFVLLRKERDRASIQVVERVERTKANLEANRTQEDLADDAARAQS, encoded by the coding sequence ATGCTCCGCTACACGCTGATGCGCCTCGGGCTCTTCGTGGGCTGCTTTTTCGCGGTCTGGGGCCTTGTCTACGCCGGGATCCTGCCCAAGGGCCTCGGAGACTCCAACCTCCTGTGGGTCCTGCTGCTCGCGCTCGTCATCTCCGCGCCCCTCAGCTTCGTGCTGCTGCGCAAGGAGCGGGACCGGGCGTCGATCCAGGTCGTCGAGCGCGTGGAGCGGACCAAGGCCAACCTGGAGGCGAACCGCACCCAGGAGGACCTCGCCGACGACGCGGCCCGCGCGCAGTCGTAA
- a CDS encoding GNAT family N-acetyltransferase has translation MALTFRLDPEIDPALRDGVLALWVDVSNADGAVGFVPPVTVEDIRPEWLKRLTQLSQGDTRLLVGYDEDGTVAATAFLAYNTHRLMKHWIWLYVVMVHPKHQGKGYGRDLMAAAADAARGFDGIQAIRLTCRGGIGVDRFYESCGYKEVGRVPGAIRVAPGDDRDDITMLLPLG, from the coding sequence ATGGCACTTACCTTCCGGCTGGACCCGGAGATCGATCCCGCCCTCCGCGACGGCGTCCTCGCCCTCTGGGTCGACGTGTCCAACGCCGACGGGGCCGTCGGCTTCGTGCCGCCCGTGACGGTCGAGGACATCCGGCCCGAGTGGCTCAAGCGCCTGACCCAGCTCAGCCAGGGGGACACCCGGCTGCTCGTCGGGTACGACGAGGACGGCACCGTCGCCGCGACCGCCTTCCTCGCCTACAACACGCACCGCCTGATGAAGCACTGGATCTGGCTGTACGTGGTGATGGTGCACCCCAAGCACCAGGGCAAGGGATACGGGCGCGACCTGATGGCCGCCGCCGCGGACGCCGCCCGGGGGTTCGACGGGATCCAGGCGATCCGGCTGACCTGCCGGGGCGGCATCGGGGTCGACCGGTTCTACGAGTCCTGCGGATACAAGGAGGTCGGGCGGGTGCCCGGCGCCATCCGCGTCGCCCCCGGTGACGACCGCGACGACATCACCATGCTGCTCCCGCTCGGCTGA
- the mqnE gene encoding aminofutalosine synthase MqnE produces MDAGLKRELEEKVRAGERLSREDGIALYASDDLAWLGGLAHEVRTRKNGDVVHFNVNRHLNMTNVCTASCAYCSFQRKPGEKDAYTMRIEEAVRLAKAMEGENLTELHIVNGLHPNLPWRYYPRSLSELKKALPDVSLKAFTATEIHHFETISGMSASDILDELIEAGLESLTGGGAEIFDWEVRQHIVDHRTHWEDWSRIHRLAHEKGLKTPCTMLYGHIEEPRHRVDHVLRLRELQDETGGFQVFIPLRYQHDFVDMKDGKVRNRLQARTTMASGAEALKTFAVSRLLFDNVPHVKVFWVMHGLQTTQLALQHGADDMDGSVVEYKITHDADNFGTPNKLTRDDLLDLIREAGFRPVERNTRYESIREYEGPDLALRETPQAMRV; encoded by the coding sequence ATGGACGCTGGGCTCAAGCGCGAGCTGGAGGAGAAGGTCCGCGCGGGTGAGCGGCTGTCCCGTGAGGACGGCATCGCCCTCTACGCATCGGACGATCTGGCCTGGCTCGGCGGTCTCGCCCACGAGGTGCGCACGCGCAAGAACGGCGACGTCGTGCACTTCAACGTCAACCGTCACCTCAACATGACGAACGTGTGCACCGCCTCCTGCGCGTACTGCTCGTTCCAGCGCAAGCCGGGCGAGAAGGACGCGTACACGATGCGCATCGAGGAGGCCGTCCGCCTCGCCAAGGCGATGGAGGGCGAGAACCTCACCGAGCTGCACATCGTCAACGGCCTGCACCCGAACCTGCCGTGGCGCTACTACCCGCGTTCGCTGAGCGAGCTCAAGAAGGCGCTCCCGGACGTGTCCCTGAAGGCGTTCACGGCCACGGAGATCCACCACTTCGAGACGATCTCGGGGATGTCGGCGTCCGACATCCTGGACGAGCTGATCGAGGCGGGCCTGGAGTCGCTGACCGGCGGCGGCGCGGAGATCTTCGACTGGGAGGTCCGCCAGCACATCGTCGACCACCGCACCCACTGGGAGGACTGGTCGCGCATCCACCGCCTCGCGCACGAGAAGGGTCTGAAGACCCCGTGCACGATGCTGTACGGCCACATCGAGGAGCCCCGTCACCGGGTCGACCACGTGCTGCGCCTGCGTGAACTCCAGGACGAGACCGGCGGTTTCCAGGTCTTCATCCCGCTGCGGTACCAGCACGACTTCGTGGACATGAAGGACGGCAAGGTCAGGAACCGCCTCCAGGCGCGGACGACCATGGCGTCGGGCGCCGAGGCCCTGAAGACCTTCGCGGTCTCGCGGCTGCTCTTCGACAACGTCCCGCACGTCAAGGTCTTCTGGGTCATGCACGGCCTGCAGACGACGCAGCTCGCGCTGCAGCACGGTGCGGACGACATGGATGGCTCGGTCGTCGAGTACAAGATCACGCACGACGCGGACAACTTCGGCACGCCGAACAAGCTGACGCGCGACGACCTGCTCGACCTCATCCGCGAGGCGGGCTTCCGCCCCGTCGAGCGGAACACCCGCTACGAGTCGATCCGTGAGTACGAGGGTCCCGACCTGGCGCTGCGGGAGACCCCGCAGGCGATGCGGGTCTGA
- a CDS encoding Lrp/AsnC family transcriptional regulator produces the protein MDAVDRQLIQALRENGRASYAELGRLVGLSGPSVTDRINRLEAAGVITGYRATVDSASLGLGVIALIGISLSDAADHEDVARRLKDLHEIEDCWFIAGDDSYMLKVRASDVDGLEKTIRRLSGTKGVSRTRTTIVLSTKWENRVGELPEEG, from the coding sequence ATGGACGCCGTGGACAGGCAGCTCATCCAGGCTCTGCGCGAGAACGGCAGAGCCTCGTACGCCGAACTTGGCCGTCTCGTCGGCCTCTCCGGACCGAGCGTCACGGACCGGATCAACCGCCTCGAAGCGGCGGGTGTCATCACCGGATACCGCGCGACCGTGGACTCCGCCTCGCTCGGTCTGGGCGTCATCGCCCTCATCGGCATCTCCCTCTCGGACGCCGCCGACCACGAGGACGTGGCGCGGCGCCTGAAGGACCTGCACGAGATCGAGGACTGCTGGTTCATCGCGGGCGACGACTCGTACATGCTCAAGGTGCGGGCCAGTGACGTGGACGGCCTGGAGAAGACGATCCGCAGGCTGAGCGGCACGAAGGGCGTCTCCAGGACGCGTACGACGATCGTGCTCTCCACGAAGTGGGAGAACCGCGTCGGGGAGCTGCCCGAAGAGGGATGA
- a CDS encoding UbiX family flavin prenyltransferase: MKPGDTQRKPWIVGVSGASGTPYAAAVLRALLAAGQSVDLVVSRASRLTILDETGIAFRDAHWQDDLREWLGRGADGKPGTFDVPVDGVRYWAAGDLAAGPSSGSYATKGMLIVPASTACVAGVALGLSKDLLQRSASVTLKEGRRLVVCVRETPLNGQTLKHLVSLDEAGAIVLPASPAFYAGATHIQDLVDFVAGRTLDAAGVPHQLYRRWKGELGGGSAPSGG, from the coding sequence GTGAAGCCAGGAGATACGCAGCGTAAGCCTTGGATCGTGGGGGTGTCGGGGGCCTCAGGGACCCCGTACGCCGCCGCCGTGCTGCGGGCGCTGCTCGCGGCGGGTCAGAGCGTGGACCTGGTGGTCTCGCGGGCCTCGCGCCTCACGATCCTCGACGAGACGGGCATCGCCTTCCGGGACGCGCACTGGCAGGACGACCTGCGGGAGTGGCTCGGGCGGGGTGCCGACGGGAAGCCGGGCACCTTCGACGTGCCGGTGGACGGCGTGCGGTACTGGGCGGCCGGGGATCTGGCCGCAGGGCCCTCGTCGGGGTCGTACGCGACCAAGGGGATGCTGATCGTGCCCGCGTCCACGGCGTGCGTGGCCGGGGTGGCGCTCGGGCTCTCGAAGGATCTGCTCCAGCGGTCGGCGAGCGTGACGCTCAAGGAAGGCCGCCGGCTGGTGGTCTGCGTACGCGAGACGCCGCTGAACGGGCAGACGCTGAAGCACTTGGTGAGCCTGGACGAGGCGGGCGCGATCGTGCTGCCCGCCTCTCCGGCGTTCTACGCGGGGGCGACGCACATCCAGGATCTGGTGGACTTCGTCGCCGGGCGGACGCTCGACGCGGCAGGGGTGCCGCATCAGCTGTACCGCCGCTGGAAGGGAGAGCTCGGTGGGGGCTCTGCCCCTTCGGGGGGTTAG